The Streptomyces sp. P9-A4 genome contains a region encoding:
- a CDS encoding JmjC domain-containing protein has product MDTEKRGLATVLGSPDVTSFLRTSWEREALLLRGAAAPLVGRLFTIEDFERLACGGGADLSVVQEGRARPVVPHHSDRSPGRDVLTAYRSGATLLLSLLARRCTPVGELCRGIEFDLLELGVLPAEPVSANAYLTPPRAQGFDRHHDDHSVLVVQLHGTKRWEVFAPGSQRSGTLVSATLEPGDVLYVPQDFPHVAHTTDEASLHLTLGLHTLSWADAMADMLRDHEPFRRSVTGPTVLGPALPDLPDLDVPAYLRERRVRCVAGLDPLPGGQLVAGSAATAIAPDTVVRRVPLMPSESDSDRGLARLTFPGGTLRLDGRLQPVVDHVSKAESFTPSELPRVGQHYDAVELTRILVRHNLFRPVDSTAGPASPVLTAAPAGGPATASAAPTRAEDPVLRTRNPTLVRDGGPSAGHHLGWMRLRERLTAADCDDLVAACRDLPLTAPTTVDEAGHPGHRRAETRHVPKGPRTEWIYRLVDSVAREAARTVYGFDLSGITRAPQYVEYLPGNGHFHRHNDYSHDQADSPRKITVIVQLSDASSYEGGGLQMFGVDTEELPRERGSVLVFPSLIDHRVTPVTKGLRRALVAWVAGPRLR; this is encoded by the coding sequence ATGGACACGGAGAAGCGAGGGCTGGCCACCGTCCTCGGCAGCCCGGACGTCACCTCCTTCCTCCGCACGAGCTGGGAGCGCGAAGCGCTGCTGCTCCGCGGGGCCGCCGCTCCGCTGGTCGGGCGGCTGTTCACGATCGAGGACTTCGAACGGCTGGCCTGCGGCGGAGGCGCCGATCTCAGCGTCGTACAGGAAGGCCGGGCACGGCCGGTCGTCCCCCACCACTCCGACCGGTCCCCGGGGCGGGACGTCCTGACCGCCTACCGCTCCGGCGCCACGCTGCTGCTCTCCCTCCTGGCCCGCCGCTGCACCCCGGTCGGCGAGCTGTGCCGCGGCATCGAGTTCGACCTGCTGGAGCTGGGCGTGCTCCCCGCCGAGCCCGTGAGTGCCAACGCGTACCTCACTCCGCCGCGCGCACAGGGCTTCGATCGCCACCACGACGACCATTCGGTGCTCGTCGTCCAACTGCACGGCACCAAGAGGTGGGAGGTCTTCGCGCCCGGGTCGCAGCGCTCGGGAACGCTCGTCTCCGCGACGCTGGAGCCGGGCGACGTCCTGTATGTCCCCCAGGACTTCCCCCACGTCGCACACACGACCGACGAGGCCTCGCTGCACCTCACGCTCGGTCTGCACACGCTGTCCTGGGCGGACGCCATGGCGGACATGCTGCGCGACCACGAGCCGTTCCGCCGCTCGGTCACCGGACCCACGGTCCTCGGACCCGCGCTGCCCGACCTCCCGGACCTCGACGTCCCCGCCTATCTGCGGGAACGCCGCGTACGGTGCGTCGCCGGACTCGATCCGCTGCCCGGTGGGCAGCTGGTGGCGGGCAGCGCCGCCACCGCGATCGCGCCGGACACCGTCGTGCGCAGAGTGCCGCTGATGCCCAGCGAATCCGACAGCGACCGCGGGCTCGCGCGACTGACCTTCCCCGGCGGCACCCTGCGCCTCGACGGGCGGCTCCAGCCCGTCGTCGACCACGTGTCGAAGGCGGAGTCCTTCACTCCGAGCGAGCTGCCGCGGGTCGGTCAGCACTACGACGCCGTCGAGCTGACCCGGATCCTCGTGCGGCACAACCTCTTCCGGCCGGTCGACAGCACCGCCGGACCGGCATCGCCCGTGCTGACCGCGGCCCCTGCGGGAGGCCCGGCCACGGCCTCGGCCGCCCCCACCCGAGCGGAAGATCCTGTCCTACGGACCCGCAACCCGACCCTGGTCCGTGACGGCGGCCCTTCGGCCGGCCATCACCTGGGCTGGATGCGCCTGCGGGAACGCCTCACCGCCGCCGACTGCGACGACCTCGTCGCAGCCTGCCGCGATCTCCCGCTGACGGCACCGACCACCGTGGACGAGGCCGGGCATCCCGGCCATCGGCGAGCGGAGACCCGGCACGTACCGAAGGGGCCACGCACCGAGTGGATCTACCGACTGGTCGATTCCGTGGCGCGGGAGGCCGCGCGGACCGTCTACGGGTTCGATCTGTCAGGCATCACGCGCGCTCCGCAGTACGTCGAGTACCTCCCCGGCAACGGGCACTTCCACCGGCACAACGACTACAGCCACGACCAGGCCGACTCCCCCCGGAAGATCACCGTCATCGTCCAGCTGTCCGATGCGTCCTCGTACGAGGGCGGGGGATTGCAGATGTTCGGCGTCGACACCGAGGAACTGCCGCGCGAACGCGGCTCGGTGCTGGTCTTCCCGTCCCTGATCGACCACCGCGTCACGCCGGTCACCAAGGGGCTGCGTCGCGCTCTGGTGGCCTGGGTCGCGGGCCCCCGGCTGCGGTGA